From the Paraflavitalea soli genome, the window ACACCAATATCTTCTATATTACCCGCACCGGCCATTTCTTTGTCCATGACTGTGGCCGCTGCATGATCAATGGCCGCACTCCGGAAGGCTAGCAACAAGATCGTAACCAGCGGCAGTACAAAAAGGAACTTGATCAAATGCACTTTGGCGCTGCGCATCTTATTCATCATAGTGATCCTTTTTTTAAGGGAAGAAAAATTAAATTGGTTGGCAATAGCAAAAGCAGGTACTCCTACTACCTTCAGCAAGAGGTATTGGTATTGCTTCCGGTCGAGGCCCGCTTCCAGCACCTGGTGGTCCGCAATAAACTCGAGGTTTTGCCGGATGGCGCGGCGGATAAGCCAGGCAAAGGGATTATACCAGTTCAGCATGCACACCAGCTCACTCCACAGGATGTCGGCCGTATGCCGTTGCTTCACATGAATAAATTCGTGCCGGATGATCTCTTTCAGCTCATCTTCATTATGCTGATGCTGGTTAATGAAAATAGAGCGGCCAAAAGAGAAGGGGATAATGAATTTATCCACCTGGTAGATCTTCACCGCATTATCCGACAACAACTGCGAAGAACGACGGATGCGCCTGAATGAAAGGTATTGCATCAGTAAGCGCACCAACATCACTACAATGCCCGAAATCAACAACAGCAACGATACCGTCCAGGCATTGAGCGGGCTGGCAGAAGCCGCTGCTTCATAATTGCCTACCACCGGTATCAGTTGTACCACTTTATAATCCTTCCACGCACCCCGATCCAGCATGGGCGATATATTGACAAAAGGGATAAAGAATGCCAGGAACGAATAGCCCAGCAAATACCACCGGTTGCAGGTATAGAACGTCAGGCGCCGCAATACAAGCGCATAGAACAGGTATACCACCGAGAGACTTATCGACAACTTAAGTAAATACTGGGCTATGTACGGCATAACGAATTATTTGCTGGATCAAAAAATACTACTGTTGGAATGATACACTACCACCACGTATACCTACCAGGAAATAGCGCTTCCCATTGTTTTTATGAACACTCACCGTTAATGTCTTGAAATGGTCGCCGGAGAAATTACCCTTTTCAGAACCATTGCTGATAGAACCTTCCAGCGATACCAGCTCACCGTTATCAAAACCCACATTGTTGAAGCTGAGGGAATACCCTTTTTCCTTCAGGGCAGCCGCAAGCTGCTCCAGCTCCTGGCGCGTGGTCGTGTTCTTTATTTCTGCCAGCACTTCTGCAGCGTCATCAATAGTCCCTGTACCCGTTACATGTACTGCCGTAACAGGCCTTACCTCGATCATATCGGCAGTCACCAGCGTTCTTTTGTTGATGGTACCCGTAGCTGTACCCCTGGCTGTTACGTTCCTTATTTCCGCTTTTGTCGCCCGCACAGTCACTTCCACAGGTCCGCTTACGGGTCCCTCAGTAATTGATACATT encodes:
- a CDS encoding M56 family metallopeptidase; protein product: MPYIAQYLLKLSISLSVVYLFYALVLRRLTFYTCNRWYLLGYSFLAFFIPFVNISPMLDRGAWKDYKVVQLIPVVGNYEAAASASPLNAWTVSLLLLISGIVVMLVRLLMQYLSFRRIRRSSQLLSDNAVKIYQVDKFIIPFSFGRSIFINQHQHNEDELKEIIRHEFIHVKQRHTADILWSELVCMLNWYNPFAWLIRRAIRQNLEFIADHQVLEAGLDRKQYQYLLLKVVGVPAFAIANQFNFSSLKKRITMMNKMRSAKVHLIKFLFVLPLVTILLLAFRSAAIDHAAATVMDKEMAGAGNIEDIGVLTMPLHDTVPLKGKVTGGRVDSDSVPVIRIVQTQDSTRVMIDASLHGPGRPYKLLDGPVTQLQDAVLFIVDGVEMPRGEGVLQKIDPQDIESVSVLKDQSAETLYGERGKNGVIIITTKKAPKKPVQPELPPVKLVPDTVPGRPTTMRIRINDNVIAQKEGLGSFPGLIVLDGTIYDSLSIRKIDLKPEDIKMIEVLKDQSAEALYGTRGKNGVIRITTKNKDERITVTPVPDRRTAYAAAKTRGLLTQPPAQVAGQPFIIDARLDLEEPD